In Aedes albopictus strain Foshan chromosome 3, AalbF5, whole genome shotgun sequence, the following are encoded in one genomic region:
- the LOC134290929 gene encoding uncharacterized protein LOC134290929 yields the protein MRTAFYCPMVNNCERVNRVLITCVRALLNEDHRAWDEQLPAIVAAINSAKHDSTGVSPHVANFGRELILHTDLYTQQNLNTPDDPNVAQDIRLSTIRRIQEFVVQQIRLNHERTKQRYDLRTRAVSFQIGDVVWRRSFTLSSKVDHVNRKLDPKFIPAIVREIRGSNLYTLEDIVTGKRGQYHAKDIKAN from the coding sequence CAGCTTTTTACTGCCCGATGGTCAACAATTGCGAAAGAGTCAACAGAGTATTGATTACATGCGTACGAGCACTGCTTAACGAGGATCATCGTGCTTGGGATGAACAGCTTCCGGCAATAGTAGCAGCAATTAACAGTGCCAAACATGATTCAACAGGTGTCAGTCCTCACGTAGCTAATTTTGGCCGTGAGTTGATTCTCCATACAGATTTGTACACCCAACAAAACCTGAACACTCCAGATGACCCTAACGTAGCACAGGACATCCGGCTCTCAACGATTCGTCGCATCCAGGAGTTTGTGGTGCAGCAGATTCGCCTAAATCACGAGAGGACAAAGCAGCGATATGACTTGCGAACAAGAGCCGTATCGTTCCAAATAGGAGATGTTGTCTGGCGCAGAAGCTTCACACTATCATCGAAAGTGGACCATGTCAACCGGAAGTTAGACCCAAAATTCATCCCGGCAATTGTGAGGGAGATACGTGGAAGTAATTTGTATACTCTTGAAGACATCGTCACAGGAAAACGTGGCCAGTATCACGCCAAAGACATAAAGGCCAACTAA